In Vibrio syngnathi, the following proteins share a genomic window:
- a CDS encoding esterase/lipase family protein: MNNKNKHIVLIHGLYMPALIMQYLDRNFKKRGFTTHKFAYNSLRFPSAAKRLNRFVNARFDEHDEVYFFGHSLGGLLIRHYFKFYQPNFADTCIITAGTPHNGATIAKTLSNHGLGFIFGSSKMILSDGLGDYDIDVPIGVITGTYDAGVGRIVLGRNPGDGTVTLEDANLRGATDTYALKLNHTALVYSKEVVTLSAQFIEHRAFKDAS; encoded by the coding sequence ATGAATAATAAAAACAAACATATAGTTTTAATTCATGGTCTATATATGCCTGCGTTGATCATGCAGTATCTGGATAGAAATTTCAAAAAACGCGGCTTTACAACGCACAAGTTTGCCTACAATTCGCTGCGTTTTCCTTCTGCAGCCAAACGCCTTAATCGCTTCGTGAATGCTCGATTTGATGAGCACGATGAGGTCTATTTCTTCGGTCACTCACTGGGTGGCTTGCTCATTCGCCACTACTTTAAGTTCTACCAACCCAACTTTGCCGATACCTGTATTATCACCGCAGGCACGCCGCACAATGGCGCGACTATCGCCAAAACACTCTCGAATCATGGCCTCGGCTTTATATTCGGTTCGAGCAAGATGATCTTAAGTGATGGCTTGGGTGACTACGATATTGATGTGCCGATTGGCGTGATTACCGGCACCTACGACGCCGGAGTCGGACGTATTGTACTGGGAAGAAACCCTGGCGATGGCACAGTGACACTCGAAGACGCAAACCTGAGAGGGGCAACAGATACATACGCTCTCAAACTCAACCATACTGCGCTTGTCTACTCCAAAGAAGTCGTGACACTGTCGGCTCAGTTCATCGAACACAGAGCTTTTAAGGACGCTTCATAG
- the putP gene encoding sodium/proline symporter PutP produces the protein MEGFLQNEDYQMIENSFAITTTFIAYLIMMLAIGVIAYKRTSNSTDYFLGGRSLGPWPAALSAGASDMSGWLLLGLPGYAYAAGFEAFWLAGGLLVGTWANWLISAKRLRTYSITTESLTLPEFLSRRFNDNSKLIQTISAFFILLFFLFYTSSGLVAGGKLFETVFGLDYTTAVIIGTVCVVSYTLFGGFLAVSWTDLVQGLLMSAALLIVPIAAMNGGLGQLSSDLHNINPELLTLWNDAKGEPLSAIAIISLAAWGLGYFGQPHILARFKATRSNKDLTAARRIAVIWTALSMVGAMLVGLVGLIYVTNSGAPKLDDGEKTFMLLVNAMFHPVIAGILLAAILAAIMSTADSQLLVSSSAMAEDLYKQVLKKDATSEEIVRVGRFAVILISLVALVLAMTPDSSVLGLVSYAWAGFGAAFGPAIVLSLYWSRMNRNGALAGIVVGGVTIVLWKQLTGGWFDVYEIVPGIILSTLSIVIVSLMTGEPEDEVKKQHAEFEKNLVELD, from the coding sequence ATGGAAGGCTTTCTACAAAATGAGGACTATCAAATGATAGAAAACAGTTTTGCAATAACGACGACGTTCATTGCGTATCTAATTATGATGCTAGCGATCGGTGTTATTGCTTACAAACGTACATCTAACTCAACTGACTACTTCCTAGGTGGTCGTTCGTTAGGCCCATGGCCTGCTGCACTTTCTGCTGGTGCATCAGACATGAGTGGTTGGTTGCTACTTGGCCTGCCTGGTTACGCTTACGCTGCTGGCTTTGAAGCATTTTGGCTTGCTGGTGGCCTACTTGTGGGTACTTGGGCAAACTGGTTAATCAGTGCAAAACGTCTACGTACTTACAGCATTACAACTGAATCACTGACGCTGCCTGAGTTCCTATCTCGCCGCTTCAATGATAACTCTAAGCTGATCCAAACGATTTCTGCTTTCTTTATCCTTTTATTCTTCCTTTTCTACACAAGTTCAGGCTTGGTAGCTGGTGGTAAATTGTTTGAAACGGTATTCGGCCTTGATTACACAACAGCGGTAATTATCGGTACAGTATGTGTCGTTTCTTACACCCTGTTTGGTGGTTTCCTTGCGGTATCTTGGACTGACTTGGTTCAAGGTCTACTGATGTCTGCAGCGCTATTGATTGTACCCATCGCGGCAATGAACGGTGGCCTAGGTCAGCTTTCTAGCGACCTACACAACATCAACCCAGAGCTACTTACGCTATGGAATGATGCGAAAGGTGAACCTCTTTCTGCTATTGCGATCATCTCTCTCGCGGCATGGGGTTTGGGTTACTTCGGTCAGCCACATATCCTTGCACGTTTCAAAGCAACACGTAGTAATAAAGACCTAACAGCGGCACGTCGCATTGCAGTGATCTGGACTGCACTGTCTATGGTTGGTGCAATGCTTGTGGGTCTTGTGGGTCTAATCTATGTGACTAACTCTGGTGCACCTAAGCTAGACGATGGCGAAAAGACCTTCATGCTTCTTGTGAACGCGATGTTCCACCCAGTAATCGCCGGTATCCTACTGGCTGCAATCTTAGCGGCAATCATGAGTACTGCGGATTCACAGCTTCTTGTTTCTTCATCTGCAATGGCAGAAGATCTGTATAAGCAAGTTTTGAAGAAAGACGCAACGTCAGAAGAGATTGTTCGTGTCGGCCGTTTCGCTGTTATTCTAATTTCTCTTGTTGCTCTTGTTCTGGCGATGACACCAGACAGCTCAGTACTTGGCCTTGTATCTTACGCATGGGCTGGTTTTGGTGCTGCATTCGGCCCTGCCATCGTATTAAGCCTGTACTGGTCTCGTATGAACCGTAACGGCGCTCTAGCGGGTATCGTAGTTGGTGGTGTTACGATTGTACTTTGGAAGCAATTGACGGGCGGTTGGTTCGATGTTTACGAAATCGTACCGGGAATCATCCTATCGACGCTTTCTATCGTGATTGTGAGCCTAATGACTGGCGAACCAGAAGACGAAGTGAAAAAGCAACACGCTGAGTTCGAGAAGAACCTAGTTGAGCTAGACTAA
- a CDS encoding arginine deiminase-related protein has protein sequence MLNLHKKSLHITNVQNANCVVMVPPKEFKFNEETARDNEFQHRVNLTEAEVKVETMAEFKAMVASLRKEGVQVVEFDYPKLDVETPDAVFPNNWFSTCSDGSLFTFPMACENRQHEVKPTALIEVLEASGRIVNHSESMGSYVAQGSYLESTGVMVIDHINKTIYAALSQRCDREVLEDYAKRIGYSRVVSFQTALPSGQPVYHTNVMMAIGDNFCVICDEVIPEFERRFVVKSLAKDKQVISISLDQMNRFCGNILQLETVNGDKVIAMSQSAYDAFSPAQLAQLSTHGKLLPFNVKTIEDIGGGSVRCMLGEVFLPTRVNRL, from the coding sequence ATGTTAAACCTACACAAAAAATCACTGCATATTACTAATGTTCAAAACGCAAATTGCGTTGTTATGGTGCCACCAAAAGAATTTAAATTTAACGAAGAAACTGCCCGTGATAACGAGTTTCAGCACAGGGTCAATCTGACCGAAGCTGAGGTGAAGGTTGAAACAATGGCTGAGTTTAAGGCCATGGTGGCTTCGTTGCGTAAAGAAGGTGTGCAAGTTGTAGAGTTTGATTATCCGAAACTGGATGTTGAAACCCCTGACGCAGTGTTCCCGAACAACTGGTTCAGTACTTGTAGTGATGGAAGCCTATTCACTTTCCCTATGGCCTGTGAAAACCGTCAGCATGAAGTTAAGCCTACAGCTCTTATTGAAGTGTTGGAAGCGTCTGGTCGCATTGTTAACCATAGTGAGTCTATGGGGTCATACGTTGCCCAAGGTTCTTATCTAGAGAGCACTGGTGTGATGGTTATCGATCATATTAATAAGACCATCTATGCTGCGCTTTCTCAGCGTTGCGACCGCGAAGTCTTGGAAGATTACGCGAAGCGTATTGGTTATTCTCGTGTGGTTTCATTCCAAACTGCATTACCGTCTGGTCAGCCGGTTTACCACACCAATGTGATGATGGCGATTGGTGATAACTTCTGCGTGATCTGTGATGAAGTGATCCCTGAGTTTGAACGCCGCTTTGTGGTGAAATCTCTTGCCAAAGACAAGCAGGTTATCTCAATCTCGCTCGATCAGATGAACCGATTCTGCGGCAACATTCTGCAATTGGAAACGGTGAATGGCGACAAGGTGATCGCGATGTCCCAATCGGCTTACGATGCGTTTTCTCCAGCTCAATTAGCTCAGCTTTCAACACATGGAAAGCTACTGCCATTTAACGTGAAAACGATTGAAGACATTGGTGGTGGTTCGGTGCGATGCATGTTGGGTGAGGTGTTCTTACCAACGCGAGTGAATCGTTTGTAA
- a CDS encoding CorA family divalent cation transporter: MDAFIISSWQFSEGVAHEHTTSPASFEQSTWYHCQRDADGLREWLHSNTVPNAIIDSLLTDDTRPRFEQFGHDCFLMILRGINLNEGANPDDMLSLRILWYKGTLISTRKVPSKAVSNLISDLKQNQGPTSLPDVLLGMIRGINHYISSFLTPVEELIDQLESESHHDIKSINALHSRLLRLRRYLKPQKYVFEDLMSDLPAPLSKHNSHIKNSLDTILRINESVEFYIDQINVFLASRSQQQAEKMNRNTYLFSIIAGIFLPAGFFTGLLGVNIAGIPGTDNTVAFPLFCIGLLMVVAIEVAILKKLRFI, translated from the coding sequence ATGGACGCTTTCATAATTTCAAGCTGGCAATTTTCAGAAGGTGTGGCACATGAGCACACCACCAGCCCTGCCTCATTCGAGCAATCAACTTGGTATCACTGCCAAAGAGATGCTGACGGTTTGAGAGAATGGCTCCACAGTAATACGGTTCCAAATGCCATCATCGATTCATTACTCACAGACGATACTCGTCCTCGATTTGAGCAGTTTGGTCACGACTGCTTTTTGATGATCTTGCGAGGCATTAACCTAAACGAAGGTGCGAACCCTGACGATATGTTGAGCTTACGCATCTTATGGTACAAAGGCACTTTAATCTCGACACGTAAAGTTCCTTCGAAAGCGGTCAGTAATCTAATATCCGATCTAAAACAAAACCAAGGTCCAACATCATTGCCTGATGTCTTACTTGGAATGATCCGTGGAATTAACCATTACATATCAAGCTTCTTGACTCCCGTCGAAGAACTGATTGATCAGCTAGAGTCTGAATCTCATCACGATATTAAGTCCATCAATGCTCTGCATTCTAGATTGCTCAGGTTGAGACGCTATTTAAAACCACAGAAATACGTTTTTGAGGACTTAATGAGTGACCTGCCTGCACCATTGAGTAAGCACAACAGTCATATCAAAAACAGTCTTGATACCATCTTGAGGATTAACGAATCCGTTGAATTCTATATCGACCAGATTAATGTGTTTTTGGCGAGTAGAAGTCAGCAGCAAGCTGAAAAAATGAATAGAAATACATACCTATTTTCTATCATTGCGGGTATTTTCCTACCTGCCGGATTTTTCACCGGTTTGTTGGGCGTCAATATTGCTGGGATCCCAGGAACAGACAACACTGTGGCATTTCCACTTTTTTGTATCGGACTGCTGATGGTCGTGGCGATTGAAGTCGCTATTTTGAAGAAATTAAGGTTTATTTAA
- a CDS encoding phosphoethanolamine transferase — translation MNLPSLNMSINKLPFVLAVYYLLVVNLPLSQELFSIVQASKSESVAFLVSIPFFFLAAFNFIFQVFNWPIFSKPFFILLLITSTLVSYSMFNYGIYVDYGMIENVFETNSGEAASYISGHSILWLLAMGGIPSLILWFTKLEKESWKDFFVWKSIGLLSSLIVIAIIAGLFYKDYVSIGRNHSHIKKMIIPTEYVSSTVKYINNTYIKQPIPYQELGLDAKQTAQAKAATKPTLLVFVLGETARVYNYQYYGYERETNAHTKPYNPIFFSDVQSCGTATAVSVPCMFSNMNRSNYDRDKAYNQDNVVDIMNRAGIHSIWREHDGGDKAVAHRIKEMTLVAKDSDPLCNNDVCYDTAMLENFEQDTQELKQDSIIFYHISGSHGPTYFERYPDEHKKFTPDCARADIENCTKEQVVNTYDNTILYTDFFLSQAIQKLDKLTDKFNVALMYISDHGESLGENGVYLHGMPYSLAPKEQTHVPMILWMSDGFATEKGINETCLRKEGKEQSFSHDNLFDSLLGLMDVQTKEYREEQDIFAPCR, via the coding sequence ATGAATCTACCAAGCTTAAACATGTCGATAAACAAGCTGCCCTTTGTGTTGGCTGTGTATTATCTGCTTGTCGTCAACCTACCGCTCTCTCAAGAACTGTTTAGTATTGTTCAGGCATCAAAGTCTGAAAGTGTCGCGTTTCTTGTATCCATCCCGTTCTTCTTCCTTGCTGCTTTTAATTTCATCTTCCAAGTCTTTAATTGGCCGATATTCTCCAAACCGTTTTTCATCTTATTACTGATCACCTCAACCTTAGTCAGCTACAGCATGTTCAATTACGGCATCTATGTAGACTACGGGATGATAGAAAACGTATTCGAGACCAATAGTGGTGAAGCAGCTAGTTATATCAGCGGTCACTCAATCTTATGGCTACTAGCCATGGGTGGAATTCCATCACTTATCCTCTGGTTCACCAAACTTGAAAAAGAGTCTTGGAAAGATTTCTTTGTCTGGAAATCGATTGGGCTGCTCTCTTCCTTGATCGTCATTGCCATCATTGCCGGGCTTTTCTACAAAGATTACGTATCTATTGGTCGTAATCATTCGCACATCAAAAAGATGATCATCCCGACCGAGTATGTGTCATCAACGGTTAAATACATCAATAACACCTACATCAAACAGCCCATTCCCTATCAAGAGTTAGGGTTAGATGCGAAGCAAACAGCACAAGCCAAAGCGGCAACCAAACCGACCTTATTGGTGTTTGTGCTGGGTGAGACAGCTCGCGTGTATAACTACCAATATTATGGCTATGAGCGTGAAACCAACGCTCATACCAAACCTTACAACCCGATATTTTTCTCTGATGTTCAGTCGTGCGGGACAGCCACTGCGGTTTCTGTGCCATGTATGTTCTCTAACATGAATCGCAGCAACTACGACCGCGACAAGGCTTACAACCAAGACAACGTGGTCGACATTATGAACCGTGCAGGCATTCACTCTATCTGGCGAGAACACGATGGTGGAGACAAGGCGGTCGCACATCGAATCAAAGAGATGACTCTCGTCGCCAAAGACAGCGACCCGCTGTGTAATAACGATGTGTGCTACGACACAGCCATGCTAGAGAACTTCGAACAAGATACTCAAGAACTCAAGCAAGATAGCATCATTTTCTATCATATTTCGGGGTCTCACGGGCCTACTTACTTTGAACGTTACCCAGACGAACATAAGAAGTTTACGCCAGATTGCGCTCGCGCTGATATTGAAAACTGCACCAAAGAGCAAGTCGTCAATACCTATGACAACACTATTTTGTACACGGATTTCTTTCTCTCACAGGCGATTCAAAAACTTGATAAACTCACAGATAAGTTCAATGTCGCGTTGATGTACATTTCCGATCATGGAGAGTCTTTAGGAGAAAACGGCGTCTACTTGCATGGCATGCCCTACTCACTGGCACCAAAAGAGCAGACTCACGTACCAATGATTCTATGGATGTCTGATGGCTTTGCTACAGAGAAAGGGATCAATGAAACGTGCTTGCGTAAAGAAGGAAAGGAACAGAGCTTTTCGCACGACAACCTGTTCGATTCTTTGCTTGGCTTGATGGACGTGCAAACCAAAGAATACCGAGAGGAACAAGATATCTTCGCACCATGTCGATAG
- a CDS encoding ABC transporter ATP-binding protein, with protein MYKKFEGFTKAFPKEEPIQPPAGIVAFCRHYTRGFEKPLILLGLMSMTIAIIEVALFGYMGQLVDWLSTSNPETFLADNKSTLMGLGVLLLVVMPILISVYSLLLHQTLLGNYPMSIRWLAHRYLLKQSLSFYQDDFAGRVATKVMQTSLAVRETVTKMVDVFVYVTVYFTAMLFMLAESDWRLMAPMLIWLFIYVGIQLHFVPKLKDVSSEQADARSLMTGRIVDSYTNIATVKLFSHSKRETEYAEEGMEGFLDTVHRQMRLVTGFNICVEFANYLLVFSIAGISIYLWLDNAITVGAIAIAVSLALRINGMSKWIMWEIGGLFENLGTVIDGIKTLSKPIAIEDKKDAKPLDVPQGGINFDNVSFNYGENKGVINNLNLNIKPGEKVGLVGRSGAGKSTLVNLLLRFHDVESGRILIDDQVISDVTQDSLRSNIGMVTQDTSLLHRSIKENILYGRPDATDEEVYAATQQAHAHEFIETLTDPFGNIGYDAQVGERGVKLSGGQRQRVAISRVLLKNAPLLVLDEATSALDSEVEAAIQESLIELMEGKTVIAIAHRLSTIAAMDRLIVLDQGNIVEEGTHQELITQNGIYAQLWNHQTGGFIGDDLEQATSA; from the coding sequence ATGTACAAGAAATTTGAAGGCTTTACTAAAGCCTTTCCAAAGGAAGAGCCGATACAACCTCCTGCTGGAATAGTGGCATTCTGCCGCCATTACACCCGTGGTTTTGAAAAACCGTTGATCTTGCTCGGCCTAATGAGCATGACCATCGCGATCATCGAGGTCGCGCTATTTGGTTACATGGGACAACTGGTTGACTGGCTATCAACAAGCAATCCCGAAACCTTCCTTGCTGATAATAAATCAACACTGATGGGGCTCGGCGTTCTGCTGTTGGTCGTGATGCCAATCTTGATCAGTGTTTATTCGCTATTGCTTCACCAAACTTTGCTGGGCAACTACCCAATGTCGATTCGTTGGCTAGCCCACCGTTACCTTTTGAAGCAAAGCTTGTCATTCTATCAAGATGATTTTGCCGGGCGTGTCGCGACCAAAGTGATGCAAACCTCGCTCGCAGTGCGTGAAACCGTAACCAAAATGGTCGATGTATTCGTCTACGTGACGGTTTACTTTACAGCGATGCTATTCATGCTTGCAGAATCAGATTGGCGCTTGATGGCTCCGATGTTGATTTGGTTGTTCATTTACGTTGGCATTCAACTGCACTTCGTACCAAAGCTGAAAGACGTGTCTTCAGAGCAAGCGGATGCTCGCTCGTTGATGACGGGCCGCATTGTGGATAGCTACACCAATATCGCAACGGTCAAACTGTTCTCACACAGCAAAAGAGAAACCGAATACGCTGAAGAGGGCATGGAAGGCTTCTTAGACACAGTCCATCGCCAAATGCGCTTGGTTACTGGCTTCAACATCTGCGTTGAATTTGCTAACTATCTATTGGTATTCAGCATTGCCGGTATTTCTATCTACCTATGGCTAGACAACGCGATCACCGTGGGCGCAATTGCCATTGCAGTCAGCTTGGCTTTGCGTATTAACGGCATGTCGAAATGGATCATGTGGGAAATCGGCGGTCTGTTTGAAAACCTAGGCACCGTGATTGATGGCATTAAAACGCTATCTAAACCTATCGCTATCGAAGACAAAAAAGATGCGAAACCTTTAGATGTGCCACAAGGCGGCATCAACTTCGATAACGTGAGCTTTAACTACGGCGAGAATAAGGGTGTGATTAACAACCTTAACCTCAACATTAAACCAGGTGAAAAAGTGGGCTTGGTTGGCCGTTCAGGGGCAGGTAAATCAACCTTGGTTAACTTGCTGCTGCGTTTCCACGACGTAGAAAGCGGTCGCATCTTAATTGATGACCAAGTGATCTCAGATGTCACGCAAGATTCACTGCGCAGCAACATCGGCATGGTGACTCAAGATACTTCACTGCTTCATCGTTCAATCAAAGAGAACATCCTTTACGGACGACCTGACGCAACAGATGAAGAAGTGTATGCCGCAACCCAACAAGCGCACGCCCACGAGTTCATTGAAACGCTCACCGACCCGTTTGGTAACATTGGTTACGATGCTCAAGTGGGTGAACGTGGCGTTAAGCTTTCTGGTGGCCAACGCCAACGTGTGGCTATCTCACGCGTACTTTTGAAAAATGCACCGCTGTTGGTTCTAGATGAAGCAACATCAGCACTCGATTCTGAGGTAGAGGCTGCGATTCAAGAGAGCTTGATTGAGCTAATGGAAGGCAAAACGGTTATCGCGATTGCACACCGTTTATCGACGATTGCAGCAATGGACCGTTTGATCGTACTCGACCAAGGTAATATCGTCGAAGAGGGCACGCACCAAGAGTTGATTACACAAAATGGCATCTATGCTCAATTGTGGAATCACCAAACAGGTGGCTTTATTGGTGATGATCTTGAGCAGGCAACGAGTGCTTAA
- a CDS encoding DUF445 domain-containing protein: MNKSVLTNVIALALLAGGYATANQYLLYAGLFAFSGAITNWLAIHMLFEKVPGLYGSGVIPARFEEFKAAIKQLMMEQFFTESNIDRFLSSEMTGKSLNLEPVIKKIDFNPAFDSLVHVIENSQFGGMLAMVGGTEALQPMKAPFVEKMQESVIEISKSDSVKNAIKDELESPAMMDEIKENIEAIIDQRLNELTPKLVKEMVQAMIKKHLGWLVVWGGVFGGVIGLISAAITL, translated from the coding sequence ATGAACAAAAGTGTCTTAACTAACGTTATTGCGTTAGCGCTGCTTGCTGGCGGCTATGCGACAGCAAACCAATACTTACTTTACGCAGGCTTATTCGCCTTTTCTGGTGCCATCACCAACTGGCTTGCGATTCACATGTTGTTCGAGAAAGTACCCGGCTTATACGGTTCTGGCGTTATTCCTGCACGCTTTGAAGAGTTCAAGGCAGCCATCAAGCAATTGATGATGGAACAGTTCTTTACTGAAAGTAACATCGACCGTTTTCTTAGTAGTGAAATGACCGGGAAATCACTCAACCTAGAGCCTGTGATCAAGAAGATTGACTTTAACCCTGCATTCGATTCACTGGTGCATGTTATCGAAAACTCACAGTTTGGTGGCATGTTAGCGATGGTTGGTGGCACAGAAGCACTACAGCCAATGAAAGCGCCATTTGTTGAGAAGATGCAAGAATCTGTGATTGAAATCAGCAAGAGTGATTCTGTAAAAAATGCCATCAAGGATGAACTTGAATCGCCTGCAATGATGGATGAAATTAAAGAAAACATTGAGGCGATCATCGATCAGCGCTTGAATGAACTGACACCTAAACTGGTTAAAGAGATGGTTCAAGCCATGATCAAAAAACATCTTGGTTGGTTGGTCGTTTGGGGTGGGGTATTTGGCGGTGTGATTGGCTTAATCTCTGCGGCAATTACGCTATAA
- a CDS encoding mechanosensitive ion channel domain-containing protein, translating into MVEYLQSNMWLKQVSLGLLLITAYWVTKRLGKNWIEALAKNKRVAFKRKQFVIKCFNIALFLLFIAVFTIVLNLGFGDISLFLSSIFAVLGVALFAQWSILSNLTASVLIFFVFPYRIGDRVRVAEKDEDISGVIIDITMFHVILRHSSGNIITYPNNLILQKGVIKVLVDPELKSKTVDTKLIKAEDSGK; encoded by the coding sequence ATGGTTGAATATTTACAATCAAATATGTGGCTTAAGCAAGTGAGTTTAGGTTTACTTCTTATCACTGCGTATTGGGTGACAAAACGCTTGGGGAAGAATTGGATCGAAGCACTGGCTAAAAACAAGCGAGTAGCATTCAAGCGTAAGCAATTCGTGATCAAGTGTTTTAATATCGCTCTGTTTCTACTCTTCATCGCTGTGTTTACGATTGTTCTTAACTTAGGTTTTGGTGATATTTCACTATTCTTGTCATCCATATTTGCGGTGCTGGGTGTCGCTTTGTTCGCGCAATGGTCGATTCTAAGTAACCTTACAGCCAGCGTACTAATATTTTTCGTATTCCCTTATCGCATTGGTGACAGAGTAAGAGTCGCGGAGAAAGACGAAGACATCAGCGGTGTGATCATCGATATCACCATGTTCCACGTTATTCTTCGACACAGTTCGGGCAACATCATCACCTACCCTAATAACCTGATCCTACAAAAGGGCGTGATAAAGGTATTAGTTGATCCTGAGTTAAAGAGTAAAACTGTCGATACAAAACTCATCAAAGCTGAAGACTCAGGAAAGTAA
- a CDS encoding Lrp/AsnC family transcriptional regulator, producing MSQHQLDRIDKEILRILHMKGRLPVVELAKQVNLTTSPCSDRLKRLEKAGYITGYHAELCSEKLGLDVQVFIHIRLDQTSFSIFDKFAQAVETMPEVEECYSLSGDFDTMIKVRVKDMKAYQAFMATKLGTLPGVIQTRSEVVIEEHKKGFGVNPELLATLK from the coding sequence ATGTCTCAGCATCAACTCGATCGTATCGATAAAGAGATACTAAGAATTCTGCATATGAAAGGCCGTTTGCCTGTGGTCGAGCTGGCCAAACAGGTCAACCTAACGACTTCACCTTGCTCTGATCGGTTGAAGCGATTGGAAAAAGCGGGTTACATCACTGGCTATCATGCTGAGCTTTGTTCAGAAAAGCTGGGGCTCGATGTCCAAGTGTTTATCCATATTCGTCTCGATCAAACCAGTTTTTCAATTTTTGATAAATTTGCCCAAGCGGTTGAAACGATGCCTGAAGTCGAAGAGTGCTATTCGCTGTCGGGGGATTTTGACACCATGATCAAGGTTCGAGTAAAAGACATGAAGGCGTACCAAGCATTTATGGCAACTAAGTTGGGTACCCTACCCGGAGTAATTCAGACGCGCAGTGAAGTGGTGATTGAAGAGCACAAAAAAGGTTTTGGCGTGAACCCCGAGCTATTGGCAACCCTAAAATAG
- a CDS encoding GNAT family N-acetyltransferase, whose protein sequence is MLDIKKISTLSDLNEFKTAYFAESTAPLDGMWHFGFVPMSDHFGFYENGNLVGYCVLNGEGYLLQLFLAATANANIADLFTLIIENNSSVIGEVKGAFVSTAEPQYLSLCLDNTESFKVNALMFRQRPTAVANNIENIEMTLATEEQLDQLVEFASSAIGAPKEWLTGYYGNLIARQELWGYWESDSILATGECRKFDEHQTQFADLGMIVAQAERGKGLATRVLNFLTQHATSQGLEVICSTESSNIGAQKAIKRAGLSSKHRILQFDFSELKK, encoded by the coding sequence ATGTTAGACATCAAAAAAATCTCAACACTTAGCGACTTAAACGAATTTAAAACGGCTTACTTTGCTGAGTCAACAGCACCACTCGATGGCATGTGGCACTTTGGCTTTGTGCCAATGTCTGACCATTTTGGTTTTTACGAAAACGGTAATCTTGTCGGTTACTGCGTATTAAATGGTGAAGGCTACTTGCTTCAGTTATTCCTAGCGGCAACAGCCAACGCGAACATAGCCGACTTGTTCACCTTGATCATCGAAAACAACAGCTCTGTGATTGGGGAGGTGAAAGGCGCATTCGTGAGCACAGCAGAGCCGCAATATCTGTCACTATGCTTGGACAATACCGAGTCCTTCAAAGTCAACGCATTGATGTTCCGCCAGCGTCCAACGGCTGTCGCAAACAACATTGAAAACATCGAGATGACTCTCGCGACGGAAGAGCAACTCGATCAGCTAGTCGAATTTGCTTCCTCAGCGATTGGCGCGCCTAAAGAGTGGCTCACCGGTTACTACGGTAATTTGATTGCCCGCCAAGAGCTATGGGGCTACTGGGAAAGCGACAGTATTCTTGCTACAGGAGAGTGCCGTAAGTTCGATGAGCACCAAACGCAGTTTGCTGACTTGGGTATGATTGTCGCGCAAGCAGAACGTGGAAAAGGCTTAGCAACACGCGTACTGAACTTTCTAACACAACACGCCACCAGCCAAGGTTTGGAAGTTATTTGCTCCACAGAAAGCAGCAATATTGGCGCACAAAAGGCCATTAAACGCGCTGGGTTATCATCAAAACATCGCATCTTACAGTTTGATTTTAGCGAGTTAAAGAAATAG